Proteins co-encoded in one Arachis hypogaea cultivar Tifrunner chromosome 13, arahy.Tifrunner.gnm2.J5K5, whole genome shotgun sequence genomic window:
- the LOC112737392 gene encoding uncharacterized protein produces the protein MENMNSFCHVPPGFRFHPTDEELVDYYLRKKVSSRKIELDVIKDVDLYKIEPWDLQEICRIGREEENEWYFFSHKDKKYPTGTRTNRATAAGFWKATGRDKAIYSKHDLIGMRKTLVFYKGRAPNGQKSDWIMHEYRLETDENAAPQEEGWVVCRVFKKRVTTMRKMMMREHDESPNSSCWYDDQEFMMMESPTKQQSSILLHQSTNNHSNLMQLPPYPLIKKELHHPSSSSSSYPFLQLPLLESHQQSAAAPSSISEQLIMPPPIGGGEQVPSFQSFFNNEQQEVGVLDWRVLDKFVASQLSQDDNHASSNSIVQDLTQEIVMVPHNDAASTSNSLTSPIDLWK, from the exons ATGGAGAATATGAATAGTTTTTGTCATGTTCCCCCGGGTTTTAGATTCCACCCGACGGATGAAGAACTTGTTGATTACTACCTTAGGAAGAAGGTTAGTTCAAGGAAGATTGAGCTTGATGTAATCAAAGATGTTGACCTCTACAAAATTGAGCCATGGGACCTTCAAG agatatgcaGGATAGGAAGAGAAGAGGAGAATGAATGGTATTTCTTTAGCCACAAGGATAAGAAGTATCCAACAGGAACAAGAACAAATAGGGCAACAGCAGCTGGGTTTTGGAAAGCAACGGGAAGAGACAAAGCTATATATTCAAAGCATGATCTCATAGGGATGAGGAAGACATTAGTCTTTTATAAAGGGAGAGCTCCTAATGGACAAAAATCGGATTGGATCATGCACGAATATCGCCTTGAAACCGATGAAAATGCCGCACCACAG GAAGAAGGATGGGTGGTGTGTAGAGTATTCAAGAAGAGAGTAACAACGATGCGTAAAATGATGATGAGAGAGCATGATGAGTCTCCTAATTCTTCTTGTTGGTACGATGACCAAGAATTCATGATGATGGAATCGCCAACAAAGCAACAATCCTCTATTCTTCTTCATCAATCCACCAATAACCATTCCAATTTGATGCAGCTACCACCGTATCCTCTCATCAAGAAAGAGCTTCATcacccatcatcatcatcatcgtcatacCCCTTCCTTCAGCTTCCACTCTTAGAGTCTCATCAACAATCTGCTGCTGCACCTTCCTCCATTTCTGAACAACTCATCATGCCACCACCAATTGGAGGAGGAGAACAAGTCCCGAGTTTTCAGTCATTCTTCAATAATGAACAACAAGAAGTAGGAGTTCTTGATTGGAGAGTTCTTGACAAGTTTGTTGCTTCACAACTTAGTCAAGATGATAATCATGCATCCTCTAATAGTATTGTACAAGATCTCACACAGGAAATTGTTATGGTGCCTCACAATGATGCTGCATCAACATCAAACTCCCTCACCTCCCCAATTGATTTGTGGAAATAG